The Vigna angularis cultivar LongXiaoDou No.4 chromosome 9, ASM1680809v1, whole genome shotgun sequence DNA window TGAGTGTCGGAGTGTTTGCTGCAGGTCAACCCATTCGCGGGGAGAACGAACGTGAGGAGAGTGAAAGAACGAGCGTAAGGAGAGTGAAAGAACGAGTGTCAGGAGCGAAGGAAGAAGAACCGATCGGAGGAGGAAGAGTGTTTCCGGGCGGAGGCAGCAGGAGTTTTCCCCGGTCCCATTTAgaagaaacattttggcgcccaccgtggggccgaggatCGTTGAAGACAACCTTTACGACCGTAAGGATGGAGCAGGACCCGGCAGCGTTTTTACAGGAGATGAGAAGGAGAATGGAGGCATTGCAAGCGGAAATTGAAACGCTTAGAGCTGAGCGTGATGCGGCTGGAGGGGCGCAAGCTAATCGCCCATCCTCCGCGCGTGCCCAAACACCGCCAATTGTGGAGATGCCAGAAACCGAGCCAGACTCAGAAGAGGACACAGATCCCAATCCTGATAGCTATTATCAGGGGGGGGGGGAACAGAGTGAGGCCGGTCGGGCTAGAGCGTTGCATCCGTTCACAAAAGTGATCATGGAGGAGCAGATTCCGGATAGAGCATTCCCGGCCTTGGAGAAGTATGATGGCTCGGGGGATCCGGAGGAGCATTTGAGATCTTTTGTTGATGCCATGACCATTTAGTCCCCCAGGGAAAATGTGTGGTGCAGAGTTTTTTCTTTGTCAATAAAAGGAGAAGCTTTTGCTTGGTTCCACTCGTTAAGACCTCGAACCATTAATAATTTTGCCACCTTGAGGGATATGTTCGAATGACAGTCTTCGGCGGGTAGAGGGCGAAATCTGACGTATCTAGAGTTGACCAACATAAAGCAGGAGAAGGGAGAGAGTCTTAGGGATTTCATGGACAGGTTCAATAGAACCGCTCGGCAAGTAAGGGGGGTAGGCAAGAAGTTTACCATTAGTACTCTGGCTACCGCGCTGAGGCCTTCCCCATTTGCCGATAACCTGTTCGCAGAACCCCCATTAACCCTAGACGAGTTGCAAGAAAGGGCCGCTCGGTTCATTAGAATAGAAGAAATGAGGGCGGTCCAGAGACGACAACAGGAGCAAGGCACGAGTTCGGGGCAGGAGAAGAAGGAAGGCAAGAAACCATTCGTTCCAGGCGAACGGCCGAAGGGCCAAAAGTTTAGAGACGGCCCGAAGGGGGGTAGGTACGAACGGTACACCCCGTTGAATATGCCAAGGGTAAGGGTGTTGGAGGAGGCCTTGAGTGCAGATCTAATTCGGGTGAGACCGTCCCGGTCGTCACCCAAAGCAGATGGAACTAAACATTGCACCTATCATCTGAACATAGGGCATAACACCGAGGACTGCACAGTGCTGAAGGATAAGGTGGAAGAATTGATCCGAGCGGGTCATTTGAGAAAGTTTGTTAAGGAGGAACAGAAGGCGAAAAGTCCACCCAGAAGGGCTAGGGTGGAGCGAAGTGATAGGAGAGAGGACAGGCGTCCCGACCGTAGGCGGAGTAGAAGTCGCAGCCATGACCGATTGCTACGAGGGACGATAAACACCATTTCAGGTGGTTTTGCAGGAGGATCGTTGGCGTCCGCTAGGAAGAGAAACTTGAGGGAGCTTAAAAGCGTCCATAGGGTAGATGTGAGAAAGCGCTCTATGCCGCCAATCACGTTTACGGATGAGGATTTCCATGCTCCCGATCCGGATGAAGACGATCTGATGGTAATAACGGCAGTCATTGCCCGATATAGCGTGGGAAAAGTGTTGGTGGACCAGGGCAGCTCGATTAACATTCTGTATTGGAAAACATTCCAGCAGATGGACATATCCGAAGATCTGATCGCCCCGTACAACGCACAGATAGTAGGATTTTCGGGGGAGAGAGTTGATACAAGAGGATATGTGGACCTCAGGACATACTTAGGAACTGAGCGAAATAAGGAGGTGAAAACCAGGTTTTTGCTGGTGGACGCGAACACTTCTTATAATGTGCTATTGGGACGGCCATGTCTGAACGCATTCGGGGCAATTGTTTCTACACCCCATCTCACGCTTAAGTTTCCGTTGGACAATGGAAGTATCTGTACCGTTCGGTCCGATCAGAAGATCGCGCGAGAATGTTATATGGCAGGGTTGAAGGTTCAGCCATCATCATCAGATCCACCCAGCCGGCAGAGGAGAAGACGATCGGAGGTAGCCATGGCTAACTTAGACCCAAGGACTAATACTGACGATCGGATAGAACCGATGGGAGAGACAAAGCCCTTCGGCCTTGGGCAGAAGGAAGAGCAAGTTACGACCATCGGGAGCGAGTTGGAAGAGGATCAAGCCAGATTAATTGGCACTTTGTTGAAGAAAATCCAAGACTTATTTGCTTGGACTGCAGCTGATATGCCAGGAATTCACCCAAAGGTTATGTCGCACAAGCTGGCATTGTTCAAAGAGGCCCCACCGGTAGCtcaaaaaaagagaagaatggGGGAAGAGAAGCGGGCGACAGTGGCAGTCGAGGTGAAGAAGTTGTTGGAGGCAGATTTCATCCGTGAAATCAAGTACACAACTTGGCTGGCAAACGttgtgatggtgaagaagatgagcGGGcagtggagaatgtgtacagacTTCACGGATCTGAATAAAGCCTGTCCCAAAGATTCGTACCCACTACCAAGTATTGATGCGTTAGTGGACGGGGCTTCAGGTTTCCATGTGTTAAGTTTCCTGGATGCGTATTCAGGATACAATCAGATCCCCATGTTTCCCCCGGACAGCGATAAGACAACATTTATCACCGAGCGGGCGAACTATTGCTATGATGTTATGCCATTCGGGTTGAAGAACGCAGGAGCTACTTACCAACGGCTGATGGATAGGGTCTTTGCTAACCAGATTGGCAGATGCATGGAGGTGTACGTAGATGATATGGTGGTGAGGAGCCGCTCGGTTGAAGACCATGTGAGAGACCTGGCAGAAGTATTCCACCAGGTTCACAAATACAACATGCGCCTTAATCCGACCAAGTGTACTTTCGATGTGTCGGCAGGAAAGTTTCTGGGATTCCTGCTGACAACTAGAGAAATTGAGGTGAACCCTGACAAGTGCAGAACGATATTGGAGATGAGAAGTTCGCAGAAGCTGAAGGAGGTTCAGAGACTGGTGGGGAGGTTGACTTCATTATCCCGCTTTATTCCGAAGTTAGCCGAGCGGATAAAGCCGATGGTGAGAATCATGAAGAAGAGTACGGGTGCTGATTGGGACGACCAGTGTGAACAAGCTTTTAACgaagttaaaagaatattggtCAGCCCACCGGTTATGGGACGACCCGAAGAGGGGCATGCGTTACAACTCTTCCTGGCGGTCTCGGAGGACACGGTCAGCTCGGCTTTGGTGCAAGAGCAGCCTGAATTCAAGCTTGTGTACTTCGTCAGTCGAACTTGGCAACCAGCTGAAACCAGGTACAAGCGAGTCGAGAAGATCGCTTTGGCTCTTGTAATAGCAGCATGACGCTTAAGGCCATACTTCCAGAGTTATCAGGTGGTAGTCCGAACAGACCACTCGATCACGAAAATCCTGCGCAAACCAGATTTGGCCGGGAGAATTGTAGGATGGTCTGTGGAGTTGTTTGAATTTGGACTCCAGTTTGAACCAAGAGGGTCGATCCGAGGGCAACATTTGGCCGACTTTGCGGTCGAGTTACCttgagaagaagaagggcaTCATGAATGGATCCTCTACGTGGATGGCTCCTCTAAAAAGTCTGGTGGCGGAGCAGGAATTGTGTTGGAAGGACCGGACGACTTTATGGTGGAGCAGGCAATTATCTTTCgtttcaagataagtaataacCAGGCCGAGTACGAAGCAGTACTGGCAGGGCTCGAGCTAGCTAAGGACTTGGGGGCCGTCTCGGTCAAATGCCGAACGGATTCCCAATTGGTGGTAGGGCAGCTAACTGAGAGCTTCCAGACCAAGGATGATCAGCTGTTTCGTTATTTTCACAAGGTAAAGGAGTTGGTGAAGCAGTTCCGGACGGTGGAATTTAAACATGTGCCGAGGGAGTAGAATGCGAGGGCGGACGTCTTATCCAAGCTCGCCAACAGTAAGGGGAAGGATAACTTGTTGTTGGTCATAAGGCAAGTTAAGATGAACCCCTCGGTAGATTGTCTGGCGGTGCATGAGATCTCCGATCGCCCTGATTGGAGAATAAACATCAAAGAGATCATTAAGAGGCAGGAGAACGGTGTGCACGTCCGGACGATTGAGGCAAAGAAGGCCGCTCGGTACTTGTTAATAGGGGAAGATCTATATAAACGAGGATTTTCCTCACCCCTGTTGAAGTGCATATCCTCGGAGGAAGCCGAGTATGTGATGAGGGAGTTGCACGAGGGGGCATGTGGAATGCATACAGGACAACGAGCTTTGCGTACTAAGGTGATAAGAGCAGGATATTTCTGGCCGATGGTGGAAAAGGACTGCAAAGAGTTTGTGCAGAAATGTTTGAAGTGTCAGGAGCATGGCAGGAATCTCAATCTGCCACCGGTAGAACTGCATAGTTTGATGTAACCCTGGCCGTTCGCGCAGTGGGGAATGGATATTGTTGGACCCTTTCTGGTGGGCCGAGCGCAAAAGAAATTCCTACTGGTGGTTGTGGATTATTCCACTAAGTGGGTGGAGGCTGAACCGCTCGCAACAATCACGACCGCGAGGGTTTGAAAGTTTGTATGGACGCTTATCTGCAGATTTGGAATTCCCAAAGTCATCGTTACAGACAACGGGCGACAATTCATTGACAAAGGCTTAGGAGAATTCTACAAAAAGCTGGGAATTAAGCATGTAACGAGCTCGGTAGAGCATCCCCAAACGAATGGCCAAGTGGAAGCGGTCAACAAGGTAATCGTCTCCGAGTTGAAGAAAAGGCTGGGAGAAGCCAAAGCTCTCTGGGTAGATGAGCTTCAGGAGGTCCTGTAGGGGTATCGCTGCACCCCGCACAGTACTACGGGGGAGAGCCCGTTCAACTTAACATATGGAATGGACGCCATGTTGCCAGTTGAAGTAGGAGAACCTACAATACGAAGGGAAATCCTAAGCCTGCAAGACAACGATGATGAGCTTCGTGTGGAGCTTGACACTCTGGAAGAATGAAGAGAAGTGGCAGTGATCCGAGCGGAGGCTCGGAAGAGGCTCCTGGCGAGGCGTTACAACACCAAGGTCAGGCCTCGACAATTTGTTGAAGGAGACCTTGTGTGGAGAAAAATGGCAGAAGCCCGACGAAACCGATCGGCGGGAAAATTAGCTGCAAATTGGGAGGGCCTCTTCAAGGTTGTGGAGAATTTACAAAACGGAGCATACCGCTTGGAGCACCCGACGGGAAAGGCTATACCCAATACATGGAACGCGtctcatttgaaattttatttcagctAAGAGCTTtgtacttattattttatatcaataataCATTGTTTATCACACGAAATTTTCGTCATGTGTTAACAgtcgagcgggtgaggcagatttcttttgtgaactctcaccttggtcttaggacacgcttctagagagctcctaagacctaaaccgagcgggtgaggcagatttcttttgtgaactctcaccttggtcttagggcacgcttctagagagctcctaagacctaaatcgAGCAGATGAGGCAGATTTctctcgtgaactctcaccttggtcttagggcacgcttctagagagctcctaagacctaaaccgagcggaaCTCTTACGAGGCAAACCAAGCATGAAACGAAAAGCCTATACGCGAAAAGACAAGTAAAACAGGAAAATGCAAATAAACGTGGAGAAGGCAAAATGGCAAAAGAAActtgaatttttcatttaactTCCAAAATTTGTTACAAGTAAAGTTCTAAAGCGGTAAAATCCTAAGTGTTAGACTTAGGATTGGCCTGCAGCTTCACCGGTCTCGCCAACCACCTCGACGGCAGGGTCGACATTTTGGCCGACCGAAGGAGAAGATGGGGGAATGTTTATTGGAACTAATTTACTGTCCACCACCATCATGCTCACGTCTAGGCGGGGGTCGTCGGTAAGCACTTGGAAAAGAAGATTACACTGGGCGAGAGCCTTGTCAAATCTGAGCACATGCTCGTTCACCACTTCATCGCCCAGCAGCTTGACTTCTGCCTCCAACTTGGTTACCCGGTCGAGGAGAGAATCCCATTCGGTCGTCAACGTCGTGTGGGAAGAAGTGGCCTTCTGGAGGTCCAGCTTTGCATCATCTAGAGACCGTTGCATACGACGCTGAGTAGCGCGAACCTCGGCCAACAGTGTGCTGGCTTTCTTCTTGTCCTCTTCCGCCATCCGTTCGGTCTCGGCCAGCCGAAGGGTAAGGTCCTGGTTGGCCTTGAAAGTGGAGTCAAACTTTGCTTGGAGCGCTTGAAGCTCGGCGGAAATAGAGGTTTTTTTCTGGGCGGCATAGGTCTGACACATGGTCGACCGTGCCGTCAACTCCAGAGCCATGTTGGAGGCCTCTTCCTCGGTCATCCCACTGACCAGGGCCTTTTCCTCAGCGAAAAGGTCGAAATGGAGACGCTTGGCCACCCATGAGTTTGGATTCAGCAGACTGGGGAGAGGAGGCCCATCGGGCAAACTCCTCTTAGCATGCTTAGACTCGGCCGAAGTCTCCCGAGCGGCCTTTCGTTTCCCCTTCTTCTTTGGGGCGACTCGCAAGGAGGAGCTTGATCGGCCACAATCTCGACAGGAGGTGGAGGAATGGAAGCCTGTTGCACTGGACGAGGAGTGGCAGGTCTAGCGACGGTGGATGGGGCCTGGGACGAGCTCCCGACCGGTTTTCTTACTTCGCCCCCCCTTTGAGCGAACAGGCGGGCGAAGGTGCTGTTCTTGGACGGATCCATCTTCGATAGATAATCTGCAAAGCGGAAGAAAATTCAGATAAGTTCCAAACGGCTGCTCAACGAAAGGCGATAGAAAATAGCTTACCGAACACATTAGATGGAAGATTTTTGTTGCCCAAAAAACCGATCAGAACACGACAAGAGGATTTGGGGGGTAGCTGACAAAGTTGGTTTATTAAATCCAGGTCCTCGGGAGCTGATACGGGTTGTCGCGACCCGTCAAATTTGATTGCacgaattaatgcagtataactaggatgtaactcctaggtcgtctctcaaggaccaaatttgggttcagtctcagatctaACACAAAGTGGGGGGTTTGTGATTGTTTTGcagaaaattaaaatagctgTGCAGAAAACGAAAATGCAGTAAATACTGAAAATACAGTAACTAGTAAAAAAAACAGTAAGCAGAAAATTTAGAGAATggtaaaaactaaatttaactttttaacatGACCAGAAAATGTAAATCAATGAGTgtagtgaaaataaaaatttagaaacaactgaataaagttttgaaaccGTGAATTGAAAACTGAtcgaattaaaattaaaacgcAGAGTGAAAATTACCattaacatcaattaaaacacagAATGGAAATTGCAATTAACAAAATTCAATCCTGAAACTGGAAACTAAAAGAAATCTaaaacctccccaaaggggaggagaaaagaaaatgaactcCAGAACGTGTTTTTCTTCCTAACTCTACTCCTAAAATCTACTCTAAAATCTGATACTTCATATCTGCCTGCTGCTCTTTTTTTATTGCCAATTCTCTGAACCCGTGAGCCTCTCCCAATCTGTTCAGAATCCTTCCCGTGAGCATTGCACAAATTGCTGAGCAATAGTTTCTTggccgtgagaaaatagggtgaggGCCCCTCAATCTTGTCCTCTTGCACACCATTCCAGCACATGGCTTTTGCTCCTCCAAGCTGCTCTCCGAGAcatcttcttctccattccAAGATAATGAATCAACTCTCCTCACTTCCATCTCAGCTGGACCGTGAAGTGTGTGTATTGTGTGCTGTCATCAACGTGCTTTCTCCTTTCCATCCATCACGTGAACATCTTGCTCCCGTGAATTCCTCTCCACTTCCTGCACCAAGTTGTTGCCTTCATCACCATGCACACCAAACTACTGGATCAAGATATGCTTCTGCCTCCATTGACCGTGAGCTTCTACTGCTGCCTGGTTGCTTGGACCAACTTGCTGGACGTCTTCCTCTCCAGCCAGCTGCTGCACCATTCTAGCTCCTTCATCACGTTGCAAGACACCTTGTTCTTTGCTTCTGTTTGCTGAGCTTGCTGGTGGAGTAGAGAACCGAGAGCTCTCATCTTTGCTGGAAGCTTCCTCTTCTTGCTGGACATTTGCCTTTCTTCCCATCTGCTAGACCAAGCCGTAAGGTCCTCAAGGCCGTGAGTGCCCCCCATCTTCTTTCTGGATGGACGTGATTGTAAGCTATTACCATGCCTTTCACCAAACTGTAATCTCCATCTCTTCTCCCAGCTGCCTTCCAACGTGGTGCTGCTGGATGCTTCTCCAAATGTGCATGTGTATCCTTTCCGAACAGTCCCCAAAAGAGAATGAATTGCTTTCTCCAAAACCAGATGGAAATCATATTCCAAGCCAAGAAGGTGTGGCGGACCCAATGTGTATTATAGCAAGTTATTTCCACTTTCTTCTAGTGGACGTGCAAAATGAGGATGTGGGCCGTGTTCTCAAGCAAATTGCTGGCCAGTAACGTGCTCACCATTCATGTGTCAGCTTTTCAATTCTCCTAAGCAAAGAAGAATTCTTCAATCCTAGGTGGCGCGGCTCCCACGTTCTATGTGCTTTACTTCAGATGCTTTGAATGTTGCCAAAATAAAATGTCTATGGGCCGTGTGCTTTTCCATTCACTTATTAATCACCACTTTTCCAAATTGTTCACGTGACCTTTGTgctattaaaatgtaatttgaaTTAGTGTGATTTCTAAAGTAAGGTTACGTGAAATCAGCAATAACTCTTCCCAAGCCAAATTTTCC harbors:
- the LOC108322526 gene encoding uncharacterized protein LOC108322526; the protein is MNPSVDCLAVHEISDRPDWRINIKEIIKRQENGVHVRTIEAKKAARYLLIGEDLYKRGFSSPLLKCISSEEAEYVMRELHEGACGMHTGQRALRTKVIRAGYFWPMVEKDCKEFVQKCLKCQEHGRNLNLPPVELHSLIFGIPKVIVTDNGRQFIDKGLGEFYKKLGIKHVTSSVEHPQTNGQVEAVNKVIVSELKKRLGEAKALWVDELQEVL